The DNA segment ACCTCGACCCACCTGAGGGCGGAGCCCCTGCCGGGTCGTCCAGCGCGCTGCCCGGGCATCTCGGTTGCGGCCGACATTGTTCAAGACTAGTCCGGGGGCGCCAAGGGTGTGTTCTCCAGGCACCTGGGCCCGAGGCGCTCCGCGGCCGCCCCTCAGCCGCTGCCCACCGCGCTTGGGATGGGGGCTGCCCTCACGCCGGCGCAGGCCACCCACTCGCAGGCCGCGCAGAGCGGGGGGCGGCGGACCCCGGCCCAGGCCGGACCTGGAGGCAGCAAGAGGAGGATTCGCCCGGGGCGGGGGCGTTAGGGTCCTCTCCGACCCCGAAGGGCGGGCCGCGGGGCCGAGGCTCCCCTGGACGCTTCCTGGTCCGCCAAGGACAGGCCGATGGGGGTGGACTCTGTCCTGAACGCCTGGTTGGGGAAGACCTGTGATTTCCAAACTGCAGAGCGGGGCGGGGGTGATGAAGTTAACCAGACCGTGCGGGGCTCCCCTCCTGGCGCCCGGAGACCCTGGGTGCGCGTCCTCCCTCAAGGCAGGCGTTGGAGGCGCTGGGCTGGGGACGGGGAGAGGGTCAGTGTCTCGTGGTCCGCGAACCAGACCGCGCAGGGATTTCCCAGACGCACACAGTGACTACCGGGCCCCCACTCGTGGCTCGGGCACGTCCCCAGCCGCAGGAGGTCGAAGGAAACTTTGGCCCTGCGCGGGCAGAGCGCAGCCTCCGCGCCCCCTCTCGGCTCGCGGTCCGTTCCCCCTCCGATCCTCGCCCTCCTTCccgctccctcctcctctctctccccccctcctccTCGCCTGCTGGAGGCGGGCAGGTCCGGGCGGGGCCGCGCCGCTGAGCCCACAGCCCCGCGCTCCCGGCGCGGTAGCCGCCGCCGCGCCCCGCGGGAGAAGCGGCCGAAGCAGGCCCGGCGGACGGAGCTGCCCGCGCGGCGCTGGGGGCATGAAGTTGGGCTCGCGCGGAGCTCGGAGCAGGGGCGCGGCGGGGCTGGGAGCCGCCCGCATCTAGAGCCCGCTCGGTGCGCCATGGAGCTCGGGGGCCCGGGGGCGCCGCCGCCGCAGCTgctgccgccgctgctgctgctgctgctgggggccGGCCTCTTGCCTGGTAAGTTTCGGGGCGCTAGAAGGACCCCCTTTCGCCCGGTTCAGGGCGGCCTCGGACCTCCGGAGCCAGAGGAAGGGAGGCTCCTGGCTGCGGTCCCAAGCCGCGGGTGTGCGCAACGGGGCAGCCGCGGAggctacccccaccccacccccccctccAGACGCAAAAGGCTGTCCTGCGGCAGGGCTGAGCCAGGCAGGGTTTGGGTGGGTGAGGGGGAATGCTGTTTCAAGAGCTGGACCCAGAAGCTGCAACTTGGATGGAGAGAGGCGCGGtccatctcccccctcccccacccccagttatcCATTGTGCCAAATTTCCTTGCAGACTGCATGGtgcctgcccacctccccccTGCACCGGGGTTTAGGGAATCAGAGGGGTGGCCTCTGCCCTTGGCAGGGCCCCACCCAAACCTCTTCTGCTCCCCCAGGCCCACTGGGACAGGGGAAGTTCTAGCCCCCCTGCTCCCCGTTCCCTGGGAAGCCACCTTGCTATTTCAGGGGTGAGTGGAGTGTAATTCTCTGGCTTCCCCAGTGAGGAGTAGGCTACACCTTACTGTCAGAGGGACCAGGCTGGGGCTCTGGGTTGGGAGTGAAGGGTCCTGGGGGTCTAGGACTGATCCCAGGGGTGCTTGTGGATGCCCTCCTAATGTCCATCCGTGACTCCCAGGTGAGCAGGACCGAGCTGAGAGGAGCAGAGCGGCAGGGGTCTCCTGTCCCCCTCCTCAAACCCCCGCCCCCCCATGCAGTGGTCCCAGCGAAGTCACCCAGGAGTGGCAGGGAAACCCTCAGACCACAGACTGCCTGATGGGCAGGGCTGAATGGGGGGTCCCCTCCCCAGGCTCACTCCAGACCTGATCATCGAGGGGGCAGGCTGTGTGTCCGTCCAAGAACACAGGGTGCCAGGTTCATTGTCGGGGTTTGCACTTAAAGTACCCCTTACATGTCAAAGCACGTTTTCTTCTTGGGTGATTGCTTGCGGATGCCACAGCCAGAGGAAACAGGCTGTCGGTAGCTGGACCCTcactctcctttctccatctccCTTCCTGGGTCTGCCCCCGCTGCCCTCTGCCCCGTCCTGTCCTGTGGTTACCCCCACCTTGTACTTTGAGGCAAGGTTCTCAGGACTCTGCTGGTGGCTAGAGATacagtccctccctcccacagtcACAGCCTGACGGGGACGCTTCCAAATCAGCACTTATCATACCAGTTATCTCCTTTCATGGTGAGGGGCACCATGctaggaaggcttccctgaggaagttaCAGACCCCCTTACAGACCCAGGGGGTAGGGGAGAAACTGCGGCTGGAAGTAGGGCAGcacgtgcaaaggtcctgaggtagcaGGGACGTGCTGTGAGAAGCTGGAAGAGAGCCCAGGTGCTGAGCACGGCCTGGCAGGAGGCCCAAGGGGGCATCCTGGATGGCCACCATCCCCTGCCCCTGAGCCGCGCACCTGCTGGTCCCCGCAGTGAGCAGCCACGTGGAGACCCGGGCCCACGCGGAGGAGCGGCTGCTGAAGAAACTCTTCTCTGGCTACAACAAGTGGTCCCGGCCCGTGGCCAACATCTCGGATGTAGTTCTTGTCCACTTTGGCCTGTCTATCGCGCAGCTCATTGACGTGGTAGGTgatgagggggtggggtggggggcagtgaccTGAAGGGAGCACCCGTGTCTGGGAGGGGCTGGCCTGGAGGTGGCCCCGGGgctggcgggggcaggggggctggATGAGCTGGGAGGGCCGCATCGGAGGTGCACATGGACTGTGTGTGCCCCAGCCCCGCCTTAGCCCAGAACACACGCCTAAGCAAGCCGGGAGGCAAGGCAGGTTCTGTGCGACACCCCCAAGCCCTGCGCTTTCCATGTAGAGAAGCTCAAAGGGCCAGATTTGCAGCAGGGGGTCCAGGCTGTCATCTTcagaggcagagagcagaagtACCTCTGTGGGGCCAGTGGCAGAGTTTAGGGCTTTTGTGTAAGTCGTGCTACTGCGTGGGGTGAGGTGAGGCCGTGCGGCACCCTGGCAGCACCCGGACCTCCACCTGGTTCGGATGTGTTTCCCTTCCTGATTGGGGACCAAGGCagctgctgggaggagggggtcCAGCCTCCGAGTAGCCACGGCTCTGGAGGGGCCGGGGCGTCCTTTGGGGTGGGAGCCCGTCCTGTGGCTGGGTGGCGGCTGCGCAGCCTGGGGCAGGGTCCCAAGGGCCTTGGAGGGTGGGCTGTGGCCTGGCAGGGAGGGGGGCCTCTGGGAGCCTGGTTTGCTGGCCACGAGGAGGCCCAAGGCCGGCTGGGTTTGGGCTGGGGTCTCCAGCCAGCTCTGGTTCCACAGAGGGAGCTGTGCAGCTGCAGGAGGCTGTAGGTCTCTCCAAATGCCCACCCTACGCCCCTGCCGGGACCCCAGCCCCAAGTGGGCTCCGTGAGTGGGGAGCCACCAGTTTTGGAGTCTGGAGGCCCTGGTTCCTGGCTCATGCCAGGTGTTGGGTGACCCTCAGGGCCCTGCTTtgctcacctgtgaaatgggatgaGTGTGACAGCTCCATCTGGGGCTGAGCCGGCCACATCCAAGGGGctctgggagctgggaggggcgGTAGCCACACTCACGTGGACAGAAAGGGCCACGCTTGGGCCCCAGCAGCAGAGCGACCCGGTCAGTCCCGCTGCCCCGGCCTGTGCCCTCAGGCCTCCTGGAACCAGGCCTTAAATGCTTCCCGTAAAGTACTCCTGGCTGGGGCGCAGTCAGAAGACAGCTCAGGAGGGCAGGGGTCCCGACCCACTGCGTTTGCAAATGCTGTTCCCAGTGGCGGCTGTGGCTTCATGTTCTGGGTCGGCCGCACCGCGGCCGGCCCCCTACCTGAGCTCCTGGGGCTGTCTCATCCGCCCCCCGCCACGTCGCAAAATCCGCCCCGCATCACCGCTTTTCCCCGGTTTGCCCAGGAGAGACAGCCTGTAGCACACCAGCTCCGAGACACCAGCGAGGGGCCCACCCGAGGCCCCGTGGCAGCACCAGGCAGGACAGGAGCTGCTCCCAGGCTCTGCTGTCCGCGGCCACGCTGGCCAAGGGCACTCCTGCACACGCGTGTGTGCTGACAAGACGTCCTTGCCCATCTGGGTGCTGGTCGTTTGTGGAAGGGGCGCCTCCCTGCCCCACTGTCTGTGGGGCTCGGGTGTTTGCTGCAGGTCTGTGCCTCGGTGCAGAGTGCTTGTGTGTGTGAGTTCCCGCctgcagaggaggctggggaaTTCCTGGGCGCTTCTGGGCCCAGGCTGGCGTTGCAGGCGCCGGAATGCACAGAGGGCCCCTCAAACGGGTGCCTGGGGGGACAGCTGTGCTGGGGGGGCGGCTGGCACGAAGGGGAGGAGGCCAGGCCCAGCCACCTAGAAGCTTGTtctgagcctgggggtgggggctggggcagAGCCTGGCAGGCTGTCCCCAGGGCGGAAGGGCAGGGACGTGGGGATGGGGGCCGCACCGCGGCGCTGCACTGCCAAGGTCGAGGTCGTTGGACGTGGTGTCCGGGCCCCACTCAAGTCACACTTATCGTCAGTGTCCTCTGGCAGCCCGTCCCAGGTGGCCCCGAGAGAGAGCAGGACCAAGGGCGGTGCCTGGGCCGCAGGAGACGTCCCCTCCTGTGAGCTGGCTGATGGGGGCTTGTCCCCTGGGGGAAGCAGGAGGGCAGGCTCCCAGGGACACCAGCTCACACCCCCGGCCCTGGGCACTTTGCTTGCTTGACCACCCTTGGTTTCTTTGGCCTCAGCGGTCGTCCCAACGGCCTGTGTGTCCCTGGTCTGGGGCAGATGGGGGCAAAGCTTGGGCCATCAGCAAGTCGGGGAAGGCTTGTTCAGGCGCTGCTCCTCACACCCTGTGTCCCGTGTCCAGTCCCTCTTCCCCCAGGGAAAGAGCCCCTGCCTCTCTGGTCCCCATGGGCTCCTTGCTCTCTGAGGGGACCCCCCATCAGCTGCTGAGTGTCCTGCCCCAAACTTTGGGCAAGGAGCCAGCCCCCAAGCCCAGCTGCCCTCTGAGTGGGCTGGGTGCGGCCGTGGTCCCTGGAGGCTGGTTCAGAGTGGGGTGTGAGGACCCCTACGTCCCTGCACGGAGCCTGGCGGTCTTCTCCAGAGGCCTCCAGCCTCTGCTGGGCCTGACTGCCCGTCCGTGACCCCGGGAGGGCTGTGAAGTCGGGGGAGGTGCAGAGGCCAGAAGGAAGCTCACAGCGTGTGTGGTCCGGCCCTTCTCATCTGGACAGGTGCCCACTCAGTGACCTGGAGAGGGGCCTGCTGGGTCTCCTGCTCCCACCTCACCTGTTTTAGCCCCTCACCTTCAGGTCCTGAGGCTCAGGCCCCGGGGGGCAGTTTGGCCAGTGAGTGTGTTGCCCTGGTGCAGCAGGACGGGCAGACGCCAGCTAACCTGGAGCCCATCCGCAGGGCAGCTGCCCCGCCAGCCAGGACGGAGCAATGCAGGTGGGCAGGCCCAGCACGGCTGCCTGGGAAGGGGCGCCGTCTCCCTTCTCCTCAGACCCTTCGGTCGCTGGAAGGGGGGACGGGCCTGGCCACGAGTGAAGTCAGTTAAATGTTATCCTCACTTTCCTTCTGGCCCTGAGTCCCCTCCGGGCCCGCCATCCTGGGCTTGGTTGCCTCCAGGGACAAGGCGCTCACTCCCTCCTGAGGTCCCCCACTCTCCACGTTCAGCCCTGGCCCATCCTTTTGGGTAAGGAGACTCGGCCAGCGAGACGTTTCCTGAACCCGAGGGCGTCACAACCTGCCTTCTTCTCGTTTGTGTCCTAGGATGAGAAGAACCAGATGATGACGACGAACGTGTGGGTGAAGCAGGTGAGTGGGAGGGAGCCCCCactgcccccccgcccctcccccccgcccctccccctcaccACCCCCCCGGCTTCCCCCAGGAGTGGCACGACTATAAGCTGCGCTGGGACCCCGCTGACTACGAGAACGTGACCTCCATCCGCATCCCCTCTGAGCTCATCTGGCGACCGGACATCGTCCTGTACAACAAGTGAGCCCGGGGTTCTTAGCCGGCAGGATGGCAGGTGCCCGGGTCCAGCCGTGCTCCGGCCAGCAGCTCTTCCAGGGCCGGTGTGAGCAAGAGGCAGGTGGCTTGTGTGGGCTGAGGGCGGGCTCGGAAGCAGGAGGAGTGAGTAAAGGAGGGTGCTGAGGCCTGGGGTGTGGGGGGCGGGCCCATGAGCGGGCAAAGTGGCAAGGAGACGGGGTCCTGGGGGCAGCAGTGGCGCCTGGgggctccctccctgcccaggctggggcaggggcctcGGTCACTCACGGGCCGGGAAGGGGTCTGAGCTCCTCCCAGGATGACTGCAGGCCCTGCAGCTGCTCCCCCTCAGGCTGGAGTCCTTTCCAGAGTCAGTCCCTGTCTGGGGAAGGTGGGCCCTGCACACGCAGTGGACCGCGTCGGGGAACAGAGGCCGGGAGGTGTAGGGGAGGAAGCGCCACGCCGGCTCGCTGCCCGCGCCCccgccctcctcctgcccctctgtCTGTGCTCGCAGTCTCCCCAGACCCCGCTAACCGCACTCAAGCGAACGAAGCCTCTATCTGGGCCGCGTGTCCCCGGCTCTGAAATCTGATCTCCTGGAGGATGTTTCTGTGCTGGGGGCCGGGTGTTAGGGGCGCGGCTGTGGCAGACGCTGGGCTCCAGAGGCCGGGGTGTTAGGGGCGCGGCTGTGGCAGACGCTGGGCTCCGCCCAGAGGCCGGGGTGTTGGGGCGCGGCTGTGGCAGACGCTGGGCTCCAGAGGGCTGGCGTCCTTGAACTTGTCCTTTCCCGGGATCCTCGAGGTGTCCCCGACCTCGGGGCAGCCTGGTGCCCTCCCGCGTCCCCGCGTCCCCGCGGTGTCATTGCCGGGCCAGCTCACCCTGAGCTGAATCCACACGGGCAGATGCAGACTCGGGCCTGGGTGGCGGCAGCTCCACAGCACTTACAGCTGCAGCCAATGGAAGCACTCGGTCCCCTCTGGTCCCAGCCGTCTGCCcagagccctgccctccccccaagACCTCAGTGCTTCTGCACAAAAGCCCTCCTGGGCCCCCAGGCTTGGCCTGACCTACAAAATGCTGCTGTTTGATTAAGAACGACTGGGCTTCTCTTCCAGCTTAACCGATTCCAGTAATGGCCGTGGGAGAGCGGCCGCACGTGGAGGAGATGGGTTTCGGGGCTGCATTAAGGGGGGGGCCGCTCGGGGAATGGAAGGCGGGGCGGGCTCTCCGCTCTCCCTCTGCAAGCTGCCCGGTCTGATCCTGCGCCCTGGAGTTCTCCAGCCGCCCGGGCCCCCCGGGTCCACGCtcagctcccccagccccctgccccgctGGGACCTGGCACGGAATACGCCTGCGTGGCTCTTTGATCCAGAACATAGGTACCAGGGTCAGAACCCCGGCACCCAGGGGGGCGTGGTCAGGACTGCTCTGGGAGCCGTACAGCCCCTGGGACGGCAGCCCAGGAGTGGGGCCGCCACCCAAGCCCCCTCCTTTTCTGGCCTCCTTACCAAGACCCCTGGGAGGTAGCGGCATGGACCTCCAGCTTCTCTTGGGAATGGAGATCGGCACCGAGGCCCGCTCTGGATGGGGCTGGGCACGGGTGAGGACAGACCCCAGAGCTGGTGGCTGACGCTGGCCGGACGGCCACTGAGGAGGCCTGTTTCCAGGGGCAGCGGGTAGCTGACGGCCAGGGCCGCGTGCACTTGAGTGAGGCTGAGCGGTCAGCGCAGGCTGCTGGGCGGGGGGAAGGGTCGGGGGTGCTTTTCTGATAGCTTTGGGGCACCCCTTCAAGGCTGGAGGGCGTGCACGTGAGGCCATGCCACCACTGGGGGCTCCCCTGCGTCGGCCTGTCAGCCAGAGGGTCTCATGTGGATGGGCGTCTGCGGCCCGGAGCAGGGACGGGGCCAGCCGGCTCGGGCTGCCCTCCTCCCACGTGCGCTGTCATGCGGTCCTGCCGTCCACACCCCTGGGCTTGCTGGGGACACAGGAACCAGCTGTGGGGGGGGCGGGACTTCGTGCAGCGGTGACAGGTAGTGACAGCGTGCCCTGGGGAAAGCTGCTTCTTCCTGGGGCTGCGCTAGGCGCCGGGTCCCACGTGCAGAGCCCTAGGCCCTCTGGGGACCTGGCCGGGGCTGATGTGCCCTCCGCACACGAGTGTGAAGACACGGGCTTGGTGACTAGCGTCCGGTGGCCCTCAGTGCTGGGGCCAGCTGTCTGGGGGGgtgtcctggggggagggggcgaggTCTCCCATCAGCGTTTCAGAGCCGGAACGGCAGGGCtgctggaggggctgggggaacGGCTGCCGCCTCAACCGGCCTGTGGGCACCACGCACGGTCAGCGTGGGCAGCTCAGGCCTATGGGCACCACGCACGGTCGGCGTGGGCAGCTCAGGCCTATGGGCACCACGCACGGTCGGCGTGGGCAGCGCAGGCCTATGGGCACCACGCACGGTCGGCGTGGGCAGCGCAGGCCTCGTGGGGAAACAGGCCGACAGAGGGGCCTCCGAGGCCCAGGTGACACCCACTCAGGACCCAGACTGGGGACCGGATGCTTCCAGCTGCAGAGAAGAGAGTGGCTGACTCTGGAGGCAAGAAGGGCTCTCGGGGGGCCGTGAGCAGGTGTCCCTGTGTCCCCACAGCCGGCTGCCTCACCTCTCGCGGTGTCAGTGTGCCCCCCTTCCCACCATGGGTGTCTTTGGTGGAGAAAACTGAGGTGGACGTCACTGTCTGGGAGGTCCAGGGCTAGGGCTGCAGGCTGGGCACTCTGCCCACGAGGAGAAGGGCTGGGACAGCAGCCCCTCGCTCTGTTGCCCATCCCGGTCTGTGGACAGAGGCCCCCCAAGGccgagggagaggcaggagggctgAGGGCCTGGGGTCCATGTCCTGCCTGGGGTGGGCCCAGACTGGTCTTTGCCTCGTTGGGCCTTGGAGTCCTCACCTGTGCGGGAAGGGGGGTCCTGCCTCTAagtttgggggggtggggtcaaTGGGGAGAAAACACCAGTCTGGAGCACGAGAAGGTGGCCAGACAGGTCCGACTTCTGCCCAGCTCTGGGGTGACCGCAGGGGACGAGCTGCTCTGCATGCTACCCAGGGGCCACTTGTGTGCCTGGGGCCCCTGATGTGGCGTGGACGGCCTTTCCGGCCCCCAAATAATCAcggtcatcaccaccatcaagctTGGGCGTCAGGCGCGATGTGGGCCGCTGAGACGGTCTCCACGGAGCATCGCCCCCAGGGTAGGGGTGGTGACAGCGATGCGGGCAGGGGAGCAACGAGCCCAGGGCCGCCCCGTCCTGGGTGAGGCCACTGCGAAGTGGGGGCGCGTATGGCGGGCGGGGGGGAAGACAGCTTCTGGGCCGCGGGTGCCGGGCACCTCACCCACGCCCTCTGTCTCCCACCCAGCGCGGACGGGGACTTTGCCGTCACCCACCTGACCAAGGCCCACCTCTTTCACGACGGGCGGGTGCAGTGGACACCGCCGGCCATCTACAAGAGCTCCTGCAGCATCGACGTCACCTTCTTCCCCTTCGACCAGCAGAACTGCACCATGAAGTTCGGGTCCTGGACCTACGACAAGGCCAAGATCGACCTGGTGAGCATGCATAGCCACGTGGACCAGCTGGGCTTCTGGGAGAGCGGCGAGTGGGTCATCGTGGACGCCGTGGGCACCTACAACACGCGCAAGTACGAGTGCTGCGCGGAGGTGTACCCGGACATCACGTACGCCTTCGTCATCCGGCGCCTGCCGCTCTTCTACACCGTCAACCTCATCGCGCCCTGCCTGCTCGTCTCCTGCCTCGCCGTGCTCGTCTTCTACCTGCCGTCCGAGTGCGGCGAGAAGGTCACACTGTGCGTCTCCGTGCTGCTCTCGCTCACCGTCTTCCTGCTGCTCATCACCGAGATCACCCCGTCCACCTCGCTGGTCATCCCGCTGATTGGCGAGTACCTGCTCTTCACCATGACCTTCGTCACGCTCTCCATCACCATCACCGTCTTCGTGCTCAACGTGCACCACCGCTCCCCGCGCACGCACACCATGCCCGCCTGGGTCCGCCGCGTCTTCCTGGACGTCGTGCCGCGTCTGCTCTTCATGAAGCGGCCGTCCGCGGTCAAGGACAACTGCCGGCGGCTCGTCGGGTCCGTGCACGAGGCGGCCGGAGCCCCGCGCTTCTGGCCGGAGCCCCGGGGGGAGCCCGAGCTCAGGAGTAGGGGCCCCGCCCCATCCCCGACCCCGTCCTGCGGCCCGGACCGGCCGGCCTGCACGTCGCCCTCAGACCAGGCCTCTGCTCTGCGGCCCTCAGAGGCTGAGAAGGCCGGCCCGTGCCCCTCGCCCGGGCCCTGCCGCCCCCCCACTGGCACCCGGGCCCCAGGGCTCGCCAAGGCCCGGTCCCTGAGCGTCCAGCACGTGTCCGGCCCCAGCGAAGTGGCAGAGGGCGGCGTGAGGTGCCGGTCCCAGAGCATCCAGTACTGCGCGCCCCAAGAGGAGGCCGCCTCCCCAGCCGACCGCCCGGCGGACGGCTCCCCTGCCTCGCTGACCACGGCCCCCTCGGCCGAGCTTCTGCCCCCAGACCAGGCCTCCCCCTGCAAGTGCAAGTGCAGGACGGAGGCGGAGGCACCAAATGCCGCGCTCAAGGCCCCCGGCGCCGGCACGCCACCCCAGCCCCTGTCGCCAGCTCTGGCGCGGGCGGTTGAGGGAGTCCAGTACATCGCAGACCACCTGAAGGCGGAAGACATGGACTTCTCGGTAAGTCCGCGCCATGGCCGTGCCGGACGGGCCCCGCTGCCCTGTCCACTCTGAAGGAGGGGGTGGCCGGTGAAAGACCCAGAAACCAGGTCCCAGAGCCGCTGCTCAGCTTGGaggccccccatccccaccccgccgTCTGCTCCCTCTGCCCCAAGCCTCCGAGACCAGCGGGGGTCCCTGCGGTGACTGAGGGGctggcagagagcagagtggaTCTCGGGCACCCCCTTGGGGCTTCAGGGCGCAGGGAGCCTGCAGGCGGGGGTGGGGCTGCCAGCACCATCTGTACCTGGTGAGCGCCCCCCCCCCGATCTCgagcaccccccaccccgccaaggGCTCCCGGAGAAGGACTGGTGGGGGGGTCTGGGCCCTGGGGTTGGGGTGAGAGGGGCTGAGAGGAGACAGGAGGGGGCTGAGTGGCCTCAGCAGCCTGGCGGGGGGAAAGGAGAATTCAGGCCTGGGACACAGCCCTGCCTCTCTGGCCGGCGCCCCTGTGCCCAGCTGGGGAGAGGGCGCCCGGGGTCTGGGTGGGCAGGGCGGGTGCTCAGACATGGCTGAGACTCAGGGCCCCGTGGAGCTGGtggggggtggcagtggggcTGCTCCCCGAGGCTCAGGCTCCACTGGCCACGTCGTGGGTGCCTGTGAGGGTGGGTCCAGGCTGGCGGCCGAGCCCCAGTTCAGGGCATGGGCAGAGACAGGTGGGTAGGGGGAGGGCACTGGTCAGTCAGCCTGGTCATTACTGGCTGCTCAACCTGGGCATCGGTTATGCTGCGTTGACCTTGCCCCGCATGAGCTTCTTCTTGCCCGTGACATGGACCCTGGGTGCGGGCGTGACactgctgtcccctccctggaCCTGGGGGCGGGTGTGACACTGCCGTTCCCTCCAGGAACCTCCTGGTCCCTTTGCTTTCTTGGGAATGGCCCGTGATCGTTTTCCGGACGTGCGTCTGTCCCGTGGCTGGGCCCCGCCTCCAGCAGTGAGCCGGTCTCCCTGTACCGGCTGGTCATCCCCCTGAATCCCAAGGGGCTGTGAGGCCACCTGGGGGTTTCTGGAAGGTTCCATCTTGCAGCCAGCTCTTGAGACGAGAGGACCTCTGGCTCTGGTGAGGGCTTGAGGGCCTGCTGAGCAGAGACTGACGCCTTTGAAGTGTCACCAGGATCTCGGAGGCCCAGCGGTCCTCAGCGCAGGGCCGGCCCCTCGTCCCCAGACCCCTCCACCAGCATCGCGGTCCTGGCTGTGGCGACCTGGTTCTGGTTCTGGGCATCGTCCCCGGGCTCTGGGGAGCAAAGCGACTTCACAGGAACCAGCCTGGGATCCGGGCTGGGGCAGCTTTGTCTGCGAGCCTTTCATCCTGGGAGGAGGGGCGGTTTGAAGGGTAGCGCGGAGGCCGCGCGCCGCGGGGCTGCTTCCCGGAACAGAGGGTCCTGGTGCTCCCTCGCTTATAGTGACACCGTTTGCTCTGGTTTCCTGAGAATAAACTTTGGCTTAAAACCATCAGGACGCCTctgattactttaaaaatcagagCACGAAACAGCAGTGAGAAGTCTTCTTTCCCTCGACGGCCCCCAAACGGGGTGTGACAAGCCTGCCCTTGCCCAGGCCCATCAGACCCACTGGCGCCTGGCTGGCCTGAGCCTGGGGGCCGCATCCTTTCTGGTCACTCAAGGGCTGACAGCTGCCCACCCAGGACCCACCTGTGGCCTCCCTGAGCCTTTGCCGTGGGGTCACACCAGGTGGAGGCCGGGACCTGCTCGCCCAGTGTAGACGTGTAACCACGGCCCATCCTGCGCCGCCCTGGGCCTCAGGGTCCCACCTGCAGACGGGATGGTGCAGTCACCTTCCTCGTCGAGTCCAAGGCAGCAACCACAGGTGCTGCACTCAGCGTGTGTGCACCCACTTCAAGCCCGGGGTCCCCGCTCGCCCTTGCATGGAGCCCTCTGCCCCGGCAGCTGCCCGGCTCAGAGGCAGCACAGGGCTGTGCCCTCCTTCACATGTGACCCTCGCCCTCAAGCGGCTTTAGGGACAGAGCCGAGAGACCCCCTGACCCATGAGGGGCTCAAGCCACATGGGCAGCCGGCCGTGAGTGCCACCCccggggcagggggcaggagtGAAGGGCAGTTGGGACTCAGCTGTCACTCCTGGGACGCCGTCCACCGTGGAGCCTGCCCTGGGCTTTTTGTTGGAGGCCAGGCCCCGTTGCTCAGGCTGCTCCTGGCTCTTGCCCTGCACAGCCAAGGGGCTGTGGGTGCCCCCTCCCTGCGCCTCACTTGCCCACCTGCAAATGGGGGTGTACTGGCTGGTCCCCACGGTGCCGCCAGCTTTAGCAAACCCAGAGCACTGTGCACTGTGACAGAGCGGACCCTGGCATCCCTCCAGAGGCATCACTACCATCTTGGAGCTCAGGCAGGTGAAGTCAGGTGGGGCCACCATGCTGGaccctgtcccctgcagtggctcTGCGTTCCAGCCCCCGTAGAGGGCATTGACCCCGCAGCCCACTGCTTCTGAGCCCGGACTTGAGGTGGACAAGCCGTTTCTCTGTGGCCCCTTTCCACCTCTCACCCCAGTACAGGTGTGCCTGTGCCCTTGGAGGCCAGGATAGGAAGAGAGCTTCTAGAAGGTTCGCGCTGCGGTGAGGCCTGAGGGTGCGGCCGGGAGTGACCATGTGTGTCTGTCCGCAGGTGAAGGAGGACTGGAAGTGCGTGGCCATGGTCATCGACCGCATCTTCCTCTGGGTGTTCGTTCTCGTCTGCCTGCTGGGGACGGTGGGCCTCTTCCTGCCG comes from the Delphinus delphis chromosome 15, mDelDel1.2, whole genome shotgun sequence genome and includes:
- the CHRNA4 gene encoding LOW QUALITY PROTEIN: neuronal acetylcholine receptor subunit alpha-4 (The sequence of the model RefSeq protein was modified relative to this genomic sequence to represent the inferred CDS: inserted 1 base in 1 codon) is translated as MKLTRPCGAPLLAPGDPGCASSLKAGVGGAGLGTGRGSVSRGPRTRPRRDFPDAHSDYRAPTRGSGTSPAAGGRRKLWPCAGRAQPPRPLSARGPXPPPILALLPAPSSSLSPPPPRLLEAGRSGRGRAAEPTAPRSRRGSRRRAPREKRPKQARRTELPARRWGHEVGLARSSEQGRGGAGSRPHLEPARCAMELGGPGAPPPQLLPPLLLLLLGAGLLPVSSHVETRAHAEERLLKKLFSGYNKWSRPVANISDVVLVHFGLSIAQLIDVDEKNQMMTTNVWVKQEWHDYKLRWDPADYENVTSIRIPSELIWRPDIVLYNNADGDFAVTHLTKAHLFHDGRVQWTPPAIYKSSCSIDVTFFPFDQQNCTMKFGSWTYDKAKIDLVSMHSHVDQLGFWESGEWVIVDAVGTYNTRKYECCAEVYPDITYAFVIRRLPLFYTVNLIAPCLLVSCLAVLVFYLPSECGEKVTLCVSVLLSLTVFLLLITEITPSTSLVIPLIGEYLLFTMTFVTLSITITVFVLNVHHRSPRTHTMPAWVRRVFLDVVPRLLFMKRPSAVKDNCRRLVGSVHEAAGAPRFWPEPRGEPELRSRGPAPSPTPSCGPDRPACTSPSDQASALRPSEAEKAGPCPSPGPCRPPTGTRAPGLAKARSLSVQHVSGPSEVAEGGVRCRSQSIQYCAPQEEAASPADRPADGSPASLTTAPSAELLPPDQASPCKCKCRTEAEAPNAALKAPGAGTPPQPLSPALARAVEGVQYIADHLKAEDMDFSVKEDWKCVAMVIDRIFLWVFVLVCLLGTVGLFLPPWLAGMI